In the genome of Mustela nigripes isolate SB6536 unplaced genomic scaffold, MUSNIG.SB6536 HiC_scaffold_19983, whole genome shotgun sequence, the window CCGCCCCTTTTTTAATGATCCGGCGACCACCGCGATCTCCGCTCTGCCCCTGCGCGGCGCGCCGCGGCCCGGTGGGGGGGGACGGGGGACGGGGCCGAGGACGGGGCCGGGaacggggccggggccggggccgggggacCTCGGGCCGAGCACCCCTTCGGCGAGCCGACCCCCGAGCTCAGCctggcgggcggcgggcggggaaAGGAGACCTCCCCCCACCGGGGGGAGCCGTAAACTCAGAGGCAGGTCGGACCGGGCTGAAGGCCTGACGGTGCACAAAGGCCCGAGGAACACCGGAAAGCGGAGCGGGCTCGGCGCTCCGTCGCGGCCTCGGAACAGTCCCCGCGCGCGCTCCGCGGGGCTTCCCGGATCTCCAAGGAGACTGGTTGCTAGGGGACCATGCTAATGAGGGACTCGCCCGCTATCAAGATGGCGGGCAACCCGGCTTCAGGCCAAACACCATGCCCGATCCTGAAGAGCCATCTTGGAGTCTGGCAAAACTCAGGTTCCGCGCTTGAGCCTGGAGAGCTAACCGGCGCACGCAAAGCGGAACCTGGAGAAATGATGCCCATTAGAACCTAGGGCGGGGTGGTAAGTCGCCTGTTCCACTCATTTGCCAGAGTCTTCCGGTGGGATCCCGGCGCCTTCCGCCCTTAGCCAAGATGGCCGCCCCGAGGCGCCCGCGCACTGTGGAGTACGGCGGCGCTTCCGGTCCCGCGGCCCTCACCGAAGATGGCGGCGGTGGAGAAGCGGCGGCCGGCAGTGGCTGCGGTGGCCGGTTTCACCGACAGCGGCCGGCCGGCCGCGTCCCGCACAGCAGCAACGGCCGAGAGTGAGGAGGACTTCCTGCGGCAGGTCGGCGTGACGGAGATGCTGCGCGCGGCCCTGCTGAAGGTGCTGGAGGCGCGGCCCGA includes:
- the LOC132009390 gene encoding tubulin polyglutamylase complex subunit 1-like, whose amino-acid sequence is MAAVEKRRPAVAAVAGFTDSGRPAASRTAATAESEEDFLRQVGVTEMLRAALLKVLEARPEEPIAFLAHYFENMGLRSPADGGAGEPPGQLLLQQ